A stretch of Methanobrevibacter sp. YE315 DNA encodes these proteins:
- the mtxX gene encoding methanogenesis marker protein Mmp4/MtxX — MKTIAIGVGENDNIIQACHIFKEKHPKTNLKLIYSDEDLVKAVLDDKIHGVVRGSLPASNIMKKLNEKYPDITRATYVNGDEYEFLLTPVGIDEGETVEDKLRIVKECIGFYKRLGKTPKIAVLAEGREDDFGRGREVSKSITESKKLTKLIENETSEEVKNYYILVEKAINAKCNIIVAPNGRVGNIIFRTLVLLNSWPSYGAITFGMNKIYIDTSRDQSIDGYVRSLILANSLDNF; from the coding sequence ATGAAGACAATAGCTATCGGTGTTGGAGAAAATGACAATATAATACAAGCATGTCATATTTTTAAAGAAAAACACCCAAAAACAAATTTAAAACTAATATATAGTGATGAAGACTTAGTTAAGGCTGTTTTAGATGATAAAATACATGGAGTGGTTCGAGGGTCACTTCCTGCATCTAACATCATGAAAAAACTAAACGAAAAATATCCTGATATTACAAGGGCAACTTATGTTAACGGAGACGAATATGAGTTCTTATTAACACCAGTTGGAATTGATGAAGGAGAAACCGTCGAAGACAAACTCAGAATCGTCAAAGAGTGTATTGGCTTTTATAAAAGACTTGGAAAAACCCCAAAAATAGCAGTTCTTGCAGAAGGAAGGGAAGATGATTTCGGAAGAGGCAGAGAAGTATCAAAATCAATTACGGAAAGTAAAAAATTAACCAAACTAATCGAAAACGAAACCTCTGAAGAAGTTAAAAATTATTATATCCTAGTTGAAAAAGCAATAAACGCAAAATGTAACATAATTGTTGCTCCAAACGGAAGAGTTGGAAACATAATATTCAGAACATTAGTTTTACTTAACTCCTGGCCAAGTTACGGTGCAATAACCTTTGGAATGAACAAGATTTATATTGATACTAGTAGAGATCAAAGTATCGATGGATATGTTCGCAGTTTAATTTTAGCTAATAGTTTAGATAATTTCTAA
- the uppS gene encoding polyprenyl diphosphate synthase, with the protein MAENILYRIYEWYISRDLVPEKMPKHVAIIMDGNRRYSKLQGNVDVLKGHEVGVDTLEKVLDWSIELGIEIITAYAFSTENFNRSKHEVDGLMELFFINFKKLVNNERIHKNEVKVKVVGRTELLPDKVKEAIREAEEATAHYNKRFLNLAIGYDGRLEIIDSFKKIIEDVQAGKITVDDVTEELVSENLYTAGLDDPNLIIRTSGEERLSGFLLWQSSYSELYFCETLWPELRKVDFIRAIRSYQARDRRFGA; encoded by the coding sequence ATGGCAGAAAATATACTTTATAGAATATATGAATGGTACATCTCAAGAGATTTGGTTCCGGAAAAGATGCCCAAACATGTAGCTATAATTATGGATGGAAATAGAAGATATTCAAAGCTCCAAGGAAATGTTGACGTTTTAAAAGGACATGAAGTTGGTGTAGACACCTTAGAAAAGGTTCTCGATTGGAGCATTGAACTTGGAATAGAAATCATTACTGCCTATGCTTTCTCAACAGAAAATTTCAACAGATCAAAGCACGAAGTTGATGGATTGATGGAATTATTCTTCATAAACTTCAAAAAACTAGTGAACAACGAAAGAATACACAAAAACGAAGTAAAAGTAAAAGTGGTTGGTAGAACCGAATTGCTTCCGGACAAGGTTAAAGAAGCTATCAGAGAAGCTGAAGAAGCAACAGCGCATTACAATAAGAGATTTTTAAATTTAGCTATTGGATATGACGGACGTCTGGAAATTATAGACTCCTTCAAAAAAATTATTGAAGATGTGCAAGCCGGAAAGATTACAGTTGATGATGTAACCGAAGAGCTTGTAAGCGAAAATCTATATACCGCCGGGCTTGACGACCCTAATTTAATTATCAGAACCAGCGGCGAAGAGCGCTTAAGCGGATTTTTACTTTGGCAATCATCATATTCAGAATTATATTTTTGTGAGACATTATGGCCTGAACTAAGAAAAGTTGATTTTATAAGAGCTATCCGTTCATACCAGGCAAGAGACAGAAGATTTGGGGCTTAA